One genomic region from Prunus persica cultivar Lovell chromosome G3, Prunus_persica_NCBIv2, whole genome shotgun sequence encodes:
- the LOC18781807 gene encoding uncharacterized protein LOC18781807 translates to MAELPKFLALKSVKKQKYLVYKDQSTSTLPHLLQCSGEHSHSKYARFKVEKDVNQPSLVHIKSTYNDKYLRAASQDSSWIVAEADEKQSNKTLWSCTLFKPVVLVPPIPYMDGVYKFIHVQMGNLIEPRSGTDFDDALSAENAKPTQNLAFMVEKLPG, encoded by the coding sequence ATGGCAGAATTACCAAAGTTTCTTGCTCTTAAATCAGTCAAGAAACAGAAATACCTGGTGTACAAAGACCAATCCACCTCAACGCTGCCACATTTGCTCCAATGCTCCGGAGAGCATAGTCACAGCAAATACGCAAGGTTCAAAGTGGAGAAGGACGTAAACCAACCCAGTCTGGTGCATATAAAATCCACCTACAACGACAAATACTTGAGAGCGGCAAGCCAAGACAGTTCGTGGATTGTGGCCGAGGCCGACGAGAAACAGTCAAATAAAACCCTGTGGTCATGTACACTCTTTAAGCCTGTGGTTTTGGTACCACCGATACCGTACATGGATGGCGTATACAAGTTCATCCACGTGCAAATGGGAAACCTGATAGAGCCAAGATCTGGAACCGACTTCGACGATGCCCTCTCTGCAGAAAATGCAAAACCCACCCAAAACCTTGCCTTCATGGTCGAAAAACTTCCAGGATGA